The following nucleotide sequence is from Brienomyrus brachyistius isolate T26 chromosome 25, BBRACH_0.4, whole genome shotgun sequence.
CGTTCAAAACCTTGGTTGAGGTTCCGCATCTTCTCCTTGAGGTCCTGGTGCTTCTGATGGAGAGCGTGCTCCTTGACTTCCCCTTCCAAGGGGGTGATGACGTTCTTGTGGATTTCTGAAGGGGGACGACATATCAGCCTTAATCTTGATATTAAACAGGGGTCGACCCGATGCACGATTGCCATTTCCCAGAAGGCTTGGGGAGCAGGAACTGGCAATATAGTGACAACAAAGACCCTGCAGAAACCCTGCAGGTCCCCAGTGAAGGATGCAGGAAATCGATCTGTAATGGGCACATCTAAAAACCAGAGGACGGGAGGAGTGGGAACCTCGGAGGGAGCGCTCACCCTCAGTCCTGCTGACGGTGTCCATGAGGATGTTGTAGTCCTGGACCTTCTCCTTGTGGTGCTCAAACTCCCGCCGTAGACTCAGGAGCTCCTCCTCTGAGAACTTTCCAGAAGACTTGGCCTACAAGGTGAAAGGGGCTTCAGACACAGTATCTGAAGTCATTCCTCTTCACTTGTACCACCACATGAATGGTGTATATCCTTTTAAAACATGCATACAAGACAAACTAACACACTGCCTACACTTTCTACTGAATTTTAAGGTCTAATTAATTTCCATTCCCTTCTCTCACTATGTTCTTCTGATCTTTTCATGTTTAATTTATAGTTAAAagtccaaaatgttttaaaatgattaCAAACAAATTACTGTGTGAACACCATAAAACTGAGTCTTCACTTTTGCTTGACGGGACGGGCTACCAAGCCCAAAACTAAGTGGTATTTAATGCCAGCTGCTTATCTGCCAATTAAACAAGTAGGGGACTTTACTGGGCTTCCATTACAATTAATTTTAAGTATATAAACCAGTACTAACACCACATCAGACCTGTACAGACATGAAGTGTGGTTCCTGAACAGCAGTCAACAGTTAACATCTAGCTGGTGTGAAAAAAATTAGCTAAACCAAACCCAGCAAGGCTAGTATTCCGAACCCTGGACTTTTCCCTCACAGAAACGATTGACCATTTACAAAGACAAACAGATGTTCAAAAGGACCTCATTTCCTTGGTCATTCTCAACGTCTAGTTGCCTATGGAAAGTTACGGAAGAAAACCCATCAACACCATCGGAGAGACAAATCGACGGTGCATCAACCCCACCATTTCGCTCTGCTGGGAACCATTTAAGCATCACCACCATCCATTACGACAGGCCTCCAGTTCTCATTACTGAAAATGGAGCATCAATTTTATAATCGTTCCCTCACCTTGTTCCAGAGTTTGTCCAGCCTGGGGTCATCAAACAAATCTCCCTCCTTGGTTTCGTGATCTTTAAGGTTATTGCTTTCTAATGGTCGGGTGTCCTTTTTGCCATCCATGCCGTACTTGGCTAAAATAACTGAGGGCGAGAGAAACAAGGCAACAGTAAGGTGCTGTTAGCTTTGCCACAAAATTGAAAACAAAACTCGTTAAAGATGCACCATCCTTTCATTCAAGATGTCAGTACTACAAGCACCCTATAAAGGATACAAGCTCATACTTCACAAGAGAATTTGgagtagaatagaatagaagagAGATGCTTCATTGATGAActcccctgtggggaaattctctgttTCTTtggcccatcttgctctccatgcagGTGAGAGCAGGCCTGGGGGGGCACAGTGACAGGACAGCCAGCTTGTGGTGCCCAttcaactggggggggggttagggccttgctcaagggcttacaGACACACGACTACTCATCttaggctgggcttgaaccagcgaccacacaacacccctacgCACATTTTTCTAGGGAAAAACATAAATCTTAACCTTCAGAATCCAATTAGGAAATTAAAGCCaataaaacagacactttgCAGTTTTAgagtattttaattattttagctTGATAAACAGAACATGACATTTAGAAGTCACCCTACAAAATTATTTTCCAAATTAACCTTTTAAGATCTGAATTTCATCTTTTTTTACGCTGAGAATAACTCGCAGCTTTCCTATGGTAAGCAATGGTTAGGTCTAGAAACTGAATTGAGTTCTTTAAGATATTCATCCAAACATTTACTAAATTTAAAAAAGCACATGAGTAAGCCAAGGCTATACTTACAGCAGCaataatttagttttttttttttttttaaataaggccCTAAACACTTAGCAAGGTTATAGGTCAGGGTCCCTTTATATGTGAAGAGGCACGGCATCGCGTCACCACGGTGGCCGGAGGCTCGCTCACCGTTGAAGCTCCGTCGCAGCTTGGCCTCCTTCTCCCCGTCCTCATCCAAGCCCTCAGCCTTCATCTTCTTCCAGCGAAGTTCATCCTTCTCCTGGATCTTTAGGTCACTGTGCAGCTCAGCCTGTTTAACTGGATCCAGTTGCATCTGGAGGGGAAAGAACGGGGTGTGACATACCGACCTGGTGGCCAACCATGACATATATATATCTGTCTAATATCTTTCGAGTGCAATATTTGTAGTACGTATCGCCACATTCACCCAGCTATTTATCTGTCATCTGTAAtatatgacacatttgttttcaTACAGAGATTGTTTTATGTCATACTGCGTACTGACTATTTTGTCTGGATGTATGAGCAGAAGCCATTTCCTTCGGGAAAATAAGTTTTTTGCTTCCGACACTCAGCACCCCCATCAGAGGGTCATACTTCGTTACCGCATATTTAAAAATAGGCTGTAAACCATTCTCATCACCCCTTGATCACAAATTACTTCATCGCATTATAAAATAAACGTAATCAAATTGAAGTCCACATATTACTGTTGAGAATAGCATACATTCAAGAGAATTAAAGCTTATTGTCCACCTGCTACTCAGTTTTCCAGTGTTCGTGTAAGGCCTAAAAATTGATGACAAAATAGCTCAAGTAATACGGGGTTGTAGATATTTTAATTCACCGAATGGATAGAAACAAATGGCAACACTGAGTGATTGATTGCGCATGACCAGGGGtgtttctagctattgaaaagatcaggggctGAGTCAAGTCTAGCTGGGGcttgacatttttattttttgaaggaagattggAATCGGGGCTTAAAACACTCGAGATCGGACCTAACGTCGCACATGTACACGCCATCTCGTTAAGTTACTCACCCGAAGCGCTTTTTCCCAGACCTGATTCAGTTTGGCGATCCTGAACTCCACTGTGCTTTTGCCATCAGTAGGTTTAGGGTCATTCATTTCCTTGGAATATTTACTCGCCAGGGCCCTGAAACTTAAACAGCTAAGTAACATCACACACAAGCTCTGGAACTTCATGTTGTACAACAAATagcgatagtttttttttacgtGTTTACGAAATCAATTCTCTTCTAACTATCGCATACGCGAACAACACCTAGCTAGCCCAAAAGCTGCACGGACGCTAGTCATGTGCACAGGCACGCAAAAGACAAATTTAAAGGACCGGGGGCtagtgcattatgggatatgCAGTTTACTAGGCAGCGTCACGGCGCTCGTCatctaaaactagaaactactTTTAAACTGCAATTCCCATAATGCTCAAAAGGCTCGTCTCCTGGtaactgcagaaacactgtgagcAAATGAGAAGCACCCACGATAGAAGGAGCGTTCTTGCTGTTTAGAGAGACAGGGAATGCCAACAGTCACCTTCACCGTTTTTTGGCATTTTATTCAGTTATATGTGTCTGTTTTACAATTGCATTTGGTTGCATTATTTTTTCAAGTTACCAACATAATCACACATTTAAACAATTAATCAAAattgttattaattattattatgattattcttTGTTATTAATTGTGTTAATTGTGTGCGAAAAACACATATTATCGCATTATTGATAATGGTGaaacataatttaaatgtttagtGTTTATGTGATGGAGTTGATCCGCAGATCAGGCGGAAATTAAAATATTCCTTatacatattatataatatatataatattccttatatatattattttattattttattttaatttttttaaggagTTACGGAGGCTTCAAGGAAAAAAGGCAAACTGCGCAGTGTTTGCCCAAAATTTTTCCGGTTGCTCTGACCCGGTACAACGGACTGATAGCAGCGCCGTCCTGTGAAAGATTAACCATTAATGTTTAGGAGGGTGAACATCGGACTGGCCTCTAGCAGTTTCTCACAGTCCAGAAAATAGTAGTTATGCGctgcaaaaataataataaataaatgctgAAATTCAGTTTTGGTCAATAGAATCAATTATGGTATGTCTGTAAAACTATTAAAATAAAGTACTCCAAGTAAACATGGTAAAATAATGACTTGTAAAATGACATGGGGTGAAGCTAGCCAGTACCTTGAACCACTGAATTGTATGCATTAGTAACTTTCCCCAAGAAGGAACACATTAAACACATCAGTATGGCAACCAAGTGCAAAGCCAGCTATAAACATCAACAAGGACTCAACCTTGATAGGAAAAGAGAAAATCTTGCAAAAGGTTTAGATTTCAAAAGCCAAATAATAGTACTCAGCATGTATTTCAGATTCGAGTTATCTCAGCTCTCTGGAGACTAATAAAGATGAATTCTTATTTAAAACGTGAAGGGAATTGGGGTAAATTTACCTTTAGATCTGGTTCGTAAGTTTTGCATAATAATTGGCCCATTTCTGATCCAAGGGTAGGATACCTTAACTAAGTTTAAAGTGTTGCATTTTTAGGGTATTGGTTCAATGGTTTTTCTTTTGGACAAATAATGCTTCTTATGTTTCGTTTCATCCGCCTTGTTCGCTCCCAGAAGCAGGAGAAAGTCAGATGTTACTTTGCTGAGCCCAATTCCCCAACATCATACTTTACTCAGTTCACAGAAGTAGCTTGGTGATTTAGCATTAAACATTCCTTTCTAGTCTCGCGTGCACCTTATCCAGACTCTTCATACTTAATTACTTTCCATTAAATATGGCTTCCGCGCTGTGCCTTGTGTGATTCACTGCGGAATGCCTCACTCTACAGAAGTACAGAACATGACtgtatgctgacatttttcattCAGAGATAAGGATGAAAGAAATTTGGGACACAGTCCGTTTGTAGGAAACGGCTGTATCGAGTCAGTCCACGCAGTGTGGCTGCTGGAAATATGAAATAGAAGTGTTCAGTCTTTCTGAGCTGGTAACTGAAGTTAACTGTCCCACTGCTTGAGGCTGGCCGGAAGTGGGCACTGTGCCTTTCAGGTTTCTTGATACAGATCTGGCAATCCACAGAAAATAACTGACTGGGCCTGCTTTAGGCTGAAGGTATCTCATAGCTATCTGGGTGTTAGCATGACGGACTAGCAGCCCAATCCTGTGGCATGCTTTTCATTTTAGCTGTGGAGCAGAACCAACCAGTCCATGTAGGCAGGGCTATCCGTGCCCCTGGAACAGTGCCGGTGTTGTGgtacaggaatagaaggatgaTCCTCAATCAGGGTGGGATCCTTAGAACATCAGAGGAGGACATGCTGGAGGACATGCTTGGTACTCGAGCATCTCCCAGCAAAGGCCTGAGGAGTACTAGGAGAGACCGGACCCCATTCGTCCCGCGTATTTGGGACCCTGACTCCTTACTCATGCAGTGTGTTGAGCATGAAGATTACTATTAAccttttgtatttttctttcCATTTTATTTCAACTTTGTTTAGCAGCAATAAAATAAGTCTGTAATAAAATAATTCGGTTAGCATTTAAATTGTATTGTAATCCTCCCTTGTAGGACTCTGCTTTTGCCAAAAGGGGGAGCTGCCTATAGTGAACCATGGATTGTTATGCACACAGATGGTTATGCCTCAGTTGTGGGGTCACTGCCCTTTAACCCCTGACAATACCGTCAATTTTTCATGAGACAGGAAATCCTGCGATGAAATCTAACCTGCCTTCCATATCTTCCATTAAAATGGGCCGTGTTTACAACCCACGAGAGGCAGATTAAACCCAGAAAGTCTGAAATTTCAGATTCTCTCCCCGAAGTGGCCGTATAATATTTACATAATCTTAATCTTATTGACAGATACTTTGTCACAAAGGAGAAATGAATCGGGCAAGTTAGTGAGATTTGAGATTGACAGAATGGATCTTCCATTCATTAGTCTAGATGAATTGCTGTGATTTAATTAACCTCATCACATGCTTGATATCTTCTTTAGAGAACAACCCAGTTAAAAGTCATAGGAGAAGATCTTTTGCATAAAGGTTTCTTGTATGCTGGTTTTCAGCTGTGTTGACGTGAATTATTGTGTTCAGGTTAAAGCACCATGACCTTTCTTACAAATACTGAAGTAGTCTGAAGAAAGACATGAGAATAACATACTTAATGTTCCTCTGCAAGAACAAGCCTGGGATGCTTTGATTTTGCAGACCGTGATACATAAAAGCAACCAGCCAAGAAACAAATTGCTATAACACCTCTGGGCTTTCAGAGGCTGCCTGAGGCTGTAGACCTCAAACAGTCCTCAAAAAGCACAAATTTGAAACATTTGAAGGATCCGGTAAATGTGACCAACTGCATCTGAACTTTGCAGAACCTTCTGGAGCTCTCACACATACCtctatttaatacaattcatttTCATATACAGGTGTCTATATATGCCAAAGAGGGCACACAGACAATTATAAATTGCAAAGTTACAAATTAACCTGTTAGATTAAATATAATGGTAGTTGCAAAGAGCAATGCGGCAATTAAACAATTAGGGCACTCAGAGAGGAAACGAAACAGCAAAACTGCAGTTGAtttaaaaatgtgcttttaTTCATGGAGTATTCCATGCATCTGACCAGTCCAAGCAATTACTGCACTCTATATTGTTATAGTTTTCCCTCTGGGAATCAAGCAGTTGCATAgattattaaaatacatttatataaaaaaacattagAAAGTAATGCATAATGTGACGTGAAGACAAATGGGGTAATAGTATTTTAAGCGGAAAATGCATTGACGCAGTAATTTTATATGTTATTTCTCGGGTGAAAATCTAGAACCAGTAACAGCTATTTAGTTTTaataagtaataaaaaaaagcctTTTTGTGATTTTCCACTTAGCATTTTAATCACAGCTGGTGGCTGGGAGTTTCATTACAATTGCCAATGAGCGCTTAACTTTCCCAGGATGCACTGCTGCAGCATTTGAATCCACGCGATCATTAGGTGAGCTGCCTGTCAGACCTAACGAGTCGAATGCCATCCAGTGCCTCTTGTGAGTTCATCTCCAAAGTAACACCAAGCTACCTAGAGCTATATTGTGTGTCGGTGGTTGTTACTGCATGTGCTGCCCTTGCTGTCTGCCTGTTAACTAAATTCAAAGTCATTTGTCGTTTAAAAATAAGCACCCCCTCTAAATTTGTCCAGTTAGCAGTATGCTAAACAACAATTCTGTGCTTTAATGTGACAAGGTATCAGAGCAATGCTGGTATATGTTTGTATAACCTACTTTGAGCTCAGAATGGCGTGTAAATGTTTCGTTTCCCTAAATAAGGCTTGATCTGTTTTAGGTGCTTAGATATCAAAGACTCAGGGGGTGAGGGAGTGTTAAAAAAGATCTTTTGCTCATTCAGtccagttattttatatttcagtcCATTATGCATATTGTGTAACTCTGCAGTGACATTGTCTGTTAATGACTGCTGCTTTTCTGCTCTCTAACAGGCCTTGATTTTACGAGATAATGCACATAATAGACCAAAGGGCTCTCTTTCAATCAAAGGTGCAGTCTTGATAATGCATACTGTCATTCCCGGTGTTATCCAGGGCTGCGTGAGCTGGCTGGCATATCTCATTTAAAGCCAGACGTCACTCGCCGGCCATTCGGAGCCGAATCGAGCGTCGATCGGATGCATCTTTATCGACCGGCTGGCAAATTAAAAAGACACTCGATGGCAGACGGTAGAGACAGAAAAGCCCCCCACTGTTAAAAATCAACCTCCAGGATGTCGCCTCACCTCCTTATCTCCGTCTGAGGAGTCGACAAGATAATTAAAAGTTTTGAAGAACATGAAAAACCATAGCACCCGATTTGTCGTACATGGATTTTTTATAAGGATTTTTCTGCTATATCAATATTAATTTTCATGAAGAATACTCCAAGAACGAGCAGTGGAACATTTTCATTAACGTGCGCTTATAGAAATTTTGCCACTTTTTAACTTTTAAATGGAAGGCACACAGACCTCGACAGAAATGAATATACTCTAAAGAACTACTGAATTGGATTATTT
It contains:
- the lrpap1 gene encoding alpha-2-macroglobulin receptor-associated protein — encoded protein: MKFQSLCVMLLSCLSFRALASKYSKEMNDPKPTDGKSTVEFRIAKLNQVWEKALRMQLDPVKQAELHSDLKIQEKDELRWKKMKAEGLDEDGEKEAKLRRSFNVILAKYGMDGKKDTRPLESNNLKDHETKEGDLFDDPRLDKLWNKAKSSGKFSEEELLSLRREFEHHKEKVQDYNILMDTVSRTEEIHKNVITPLEGEVKEHALHQKHQDLKEKMRNLNQGFERLRKLSHEGFSTDSEFKEPRVIELWEMARTANLSSDELDSLKEELKHFETKVEKHQHYQEQLELSHQKLKHVESLGDKEHISRTKEKYNNLAEKTREMSYKMKKHLQDLTSKISRNGFNHNEL